Below is a genomic region from Pseudomonas frederiksbergensis.
CGTAGCGCTCGCTCCAGCCACGAATCTGCCGTGCAACATAACCTTGCGGCTTACCCAGGTCGGCCAAGCCACAGGCCTGGTAATCGACGCGGTGCAGCTCGACGAATTTATCGATGAAGCTTTTGCACAAGGCTTCGGTTTTAGCGGCGTCGAGGCCCAGCTCCGGTGGCAGTTCGGCGCGCAGGATGATCCCCTTGACCCGTTCCATCACATAGAACTCGGCACCGATCACCGATTCGTCGGTGCAGTGCACATAGGCTTTCGGGCAATACGGAAAACCGTCCTTGAGCTGATTGAGAATGCGATATTCACGGCCCATGTCGTGGGCGGATTTGGCCTTGTGGCCAAACGGCGGCCGACGCAGCACGAACTCCTGCCCGGGGTATTCCAGCAGGTACGTCAGGTTTGAAGCGCCACCGGGGAACTGGCTGATCTGCGGTAACCCGCTCAGGCCCGGAATGTGCGCCTTGAGGTACGGATCGATCAGGCTGGCATCGAGTTCTTCGCCAGAGCGGATACGGGTGGACTGGTCAGTAAGCGCCATGCTTATCCCTTCTGCTTATTTTGGAGGCCAGACATCATTGACTAATCTAATGGCGCGCCGGGGTCGCCACAAGCGCGGCAAGGTCTTATAGGTTAGCGTGTTGCTGGATAATCAGCGTTCCTGATGTGTGAGAACAGGCGGGGCGGACTATGGTTCAGAGGAGCAGCGTTTCCAGGAAGGAGATTCGAAATGGGCTGTCCGCAAGTGTGCGCCACCGCGACCACTGCAATGGGTGGGGCAATAAACCGCTGAGCGAACTGCTTGGCGAGTTGATATCGGCTGACGCGGAGTCGCGTCGACTCTGGACGTTATTGGGGATTCTCTAACCCCCGTCATGTTATCTCAGAGCGACTTGGGCAACTTTACAGGCGTCAATACCGGACGATCGGAGAAAAACGCCATCAGGTTCTGCCCGACCAGTTCAACGGTTCCCCGGGCCGCTTCCGGTGACAGGCCGGCCACATGGGGCGTGAGGATCACGTTGCTCAATGCCTTGAGCGCATCCGGTACCTGAGGCTCTGCATCGAATACATCGAGCGCGGCACCGGCGATCCGCCGTTGCTCGAGCGCGGTAATCAGATCGTTGGTGGCAACCACGCTGGCGCGAGCAATGTTGACGATAAAACCGTGCGGGCCCAAGGCATCCAGCACCTGTTTGTTGACCAGGTGTTGCGTGCCGATGCCGCCAGGCGTGCAAACGATCAGAAAGTCAGAGGCCCGGGCCAGCTCGGTGGGCGTCGAACAAAAGTCGTAGGGGACGTCGCTGAGCAACTGACGGCTGTGGTAACTCACCGTCATGTCGAAGCCATTGGCGGCGCGTTTGGCGACGGCCATGCCGACGGCGCCGAGGCCCAGAATGCCCACGTGCTTGCCGGCCAGTGAAGGGCGCATGATCTTCGGCCATTCACCGCGGCGCACCGCCGCGTCGCACCGAGGGATGTCACGCACCAACGACAGCAACAAGGCCATCGCATGATCGGCCACCGACGAGGCGTTTACGCCAGCGCCATTGGTGACGGTAATGCCCCGGTCGCTGGCGGCTTGCAAGTCGACCTGCTCGTAACCGGCACCGATCACGCAGATGATTTTCAGGTTCGCCAGCGCGGCGATTTCGTCGGCGTACAGCCCCAAAGGGCCGCGCGTCAGCACGGCGTCGATCTGCCCGCCGTGACTGGCGATGGCCTGGGCACGTTCGGCGGGAGTAGGGGCGAGAATCAGGTGGAAGCCTTGATTTTCAAGAATCGGCAGGTAGTCGTTAATGGTTTCAACCAGTACCAGTACGGTTGCAGGCATGCTGGGCTCCTGTAGGCACGGAATGTCGGGGATCGAATGTTGTTTCAGGTTGCTGACTCCGGATCGGTTTGGCAATCACCCGTAATAGAAGCAAGATCAAAAGATCGCAGCCTGCGGCAGCTCCTACGGGATCACAATCGTTGCGGCGAACGTGGTCAATGTAGGAGCTGCCGCAGGCTGCGATCTTTTGAGCGCGTCAGAACCTGGCCTCCGCAGTGTTCAGTAATTTGACGAACGCCCCGCCAAGGGTTGCATTGTGGTGCTCAATGATCATTTTGGCCGATAACGCCGCAGCGTCCATGCAGGTGTGAGCATCGGCGACCAGCGTAACTTGAAAGCCCTGTTCAGCCGCGGCTCGGCAGGTACTGTCGATGCAATACTGGGTTTTCATGCCGACGATGAACAATTGCTTTATCGAAGCGTCGGTGAGCTGTTGTGCCAGTTGAGTACCGAGGAAGCAATTGGGGCGGGTTTTATCGAACAGGGTGTCGACATTGGCATCCAGCTCCAGCTCGGGAAGCAATTGCCAGAATGGGCTGCCAGCCTCGATGGGCGAACCCTGAGGGCCGGTGTGGCGTACCGCATAAATCGGCACTTTACACGCCCGGGCCTGGCGAATGAGTTGCTGGATGTTGGCAAGCACTCGTTCGCCGTCGTGGGGCTTGTCCGGGCCGTTGAACAGACCGACCTGCATATCGATGATCAGAAGTGCCGATGACATAGGTGTTTCTCCGTGTGGTGCCAGATGGACGGAGAAAAAAAGGCCCCGTCCATTGCTGGCGGGGCCTTGGGTTCACTGCGCTGTATTCATTTCAGCCAGCCACCGTACGACCCGCCGGAAGCGGTCGTGGTGGTGCGGGTGAGGTTCAGCGCAAGAAAATTCATGGGCCGATCATGCTGTGGGTTCAGTAAACATGTCAATAGATCCATAAGGCGCTTCTTGAGTGTACTCAGTTGGCGTATTGAGTGACCCCATTAAGCAGATCCTCCGGGTTTCACGCGTTCAGGCGGCGGTTTTTGTGGGCTGTGGCGACAAAAGCCATTTTTGATCATCTGATCCGCACAACTGTTCCTCAGCTAAGTCTTTGCTTCTGCTCATGAATCCCGGAGAATCGCGCCCCTGTTTCGGCCAGGGCGCTGCCTGTCAGCTTTTTCTGACTCGTCCTGACCGAGTGGCAAGTGACCGGAATGCGGAGATCCGACCGGATGAATGATCAGGCCAATAGCGTTGATGAACGCTATGAAGCGGCGGCACCAGCAAGCCTCAGCAGTTGGAATCGCCATGACACCACCTGGATGCTGGGCCTGTTTGGCACAGCGATTGGTGCGGGTACCCTGTTTTTGCCGATCAACGCAGGTCTAGGCGGTTTCTGGCCGCTGTTGATCCTGGCGTTGCTGGCGTTCCCCATGACCTTTTACGCACACCGTGGCCTGACCCGCTTCGTGTTATCCGGTCGCGCGGGGGCAGATATCACCGAAGTCGTCGAAGAACATTTCGGGATCAAGGCCGGCGCCCTGATCACCTTGCTGTACTTCTTCGCGATCTTCCCGATCCTGCTGATCTACAGCGTTGCCCTGACCAACACCGTGGGCAGTTTCCTCGAGCACCAGTTGCACATCATGCCGCCACCGCGGGCGATTCTGTCGTTCGTGCTGATCCTCGGTTTGCTGGCCGTGGTGCGCTGCGGCGAGCAGATGATCGTCAAGGCCATGAGCCTGATGGTGTACCCGTTCATCGTTGCGCTACTGTTTCTGGCAGTGTTCCTGATTCCGCACTGGAACGGCGGCATTCTCGCCACCGCGAGCACCTTGCCCGAGCCTTCGGCGTTGCTGCACACGCTGTGGCTGGCGATTCCGGTGATGGTGTTCTCGTTCAACCACTCGCCGATCATCTCGGCCTTCGCGGTGGACCAGAAGCGTCGTTATGGCGTACACGCCGAAGAACGCAGCTCGCAAATCCTGTCTCGCGCTCACGCCCTGATGGTCGTGATGGTGCTGTTCTTCGTCTTCAGTTGCGTGCTGACCCTGTCGCCAGCACAACTGGCCGAGGCCAAGGCGCAGAACCTGTCGATCCTGTCGTACCTGGCCAACCACTTCAGCAACCCGACGATCGCGTTCGCCGCGCCTTTGATTGCGTTCGTGGCCATTTCCAAGTCGTTCCTGGGCCACTACATCGGCGCCAGCGAAGGCCTCAAGGGGCTGATCGTCAAGACCGGTCGCCGTCCGGCGCCGAAGACCCTGGATCGTATGACCGCCGCGTTCATGCTGGTGGTCTGCTGGATCGTCGCCACGCTGAACCCGAGCATCCTGGGGATGATCGAAACTCTCGGTGGCCCGGTCATCGCCGCGATTCTGTTCCTGATGCCGATGTACGCGATCCGCAAGGTGCCAGCCATGGCGCGTTATCGCGGCCAAGCCTCCAACGTCTTTGTGACGCTGGTGGGCCTGGTGGCGATTTCGGCGCTGATCTACTCGCTGACCGCCTGAGTCCGTAGCGGCTCGGTCCGGAAAACCCGGGCCGGGCCGTTACGTATAAATGCCTGATTCAGTGAGGTAACGGCCGCTGACTGCGCGTGAAGCGCGGCGCGGCCGTTTTTTTGGTATGCCGCAAAGCTCAGGGTGACTACCTGTTCCTGGTTCACCCGTTGCGGTTGGCCTAGACGTTTCAGCAGCACGCCATTACGCAAGAAGTAACGCTCCAGTGCCGGGGTGGTGACCGCTACCACCTCGTTTGCACCCAGCTCCCAGGCCGTGTTCAAACTGTGCCAGAACACCCGCATTGGCAATTTCCCCTGTTCGAGCGCACTGGCGGCAAAACGCGATATTTCCCAGGCATCGTTGCGCCGTGGTGTGGGTTGGTCGCAGAGAAAGGCAAATTCTTCGCATAGCAGATACGGCTCAGTGGTCGGCAACAGCCGGGCGCAGCCATGGATGTGTTGTTGTGGGTCAAGGGCGATGATGTAGCGCGTTTCGTTGTGGTCAAACTGATCGAATTCGCGCCCTGGCAACGCGCCGGAGGACTCGAGTTGCCAGCCAAGGTGCTTGATGAAAACCTTGTGCCGGTAGCGGCCCAGGTCGTCATGCAGGCTGGGGGAGAGCTCGTGATGGTGTCGTGTAATCACGGTGATCATGGGGCGATATCCTTATCGTGGTGTGAGGATTCAGATCAGCCCAAGCACCGCCGCATAGGCGGCAGCCAGGGTTTTGTTGGAGGCGCCGAACTTCTTCTGAACGATCTTCAGATGAAAATTCACAGTATTCACCGAGATGCCAAGGATCAGCGCAATTTCACCGGAGCTTTTGCCGTCTGCGGTCCATTGCAGGATTTCTCGCTCGCGTTGGCTGAGCTCGATGGTTTCGCCGAGCGTCTGAGGGTGAGCGATGTCGCCGAGTCGTGCGCTCACCAGCTCGATGATGCAGCGCAGGCGCAAGCGGATTTCCTCGTACTGCGCCTCGGCAACGGCCGTTTGATCGCGTGCAACCGAGAGCACGCACAGTGCATTGTTCGGCGCGTGGGCGGGCACGGTCATCCCGACGCGCAGACCCCAGTCCTGGGCTTCATGCCATAGGTTGGGGCTGCGGTGGAAGAGGGCATCGTTCCACACGATCAGTTGGTTGGAGCGCAATCCATTGAGGATCGAGGGATCGATCGCGGCATAGTTTTGCTGGTGGTAATGCTCCATCCATTGCTGGGGGTAAGACCCGTAGATCTCGGTTTTGGGTCGGGTGAAGGGAATCGAATGGCGTACTCCGTAAGCGTAGTAATCAAAACCCAGTTGCTGAATTTCCTGTTCCAGAAGCGCAAAAATCCCAGGCGCTTCCTGTTGCTCGAGTATTTTCATGCGCAGGTCATTCCACCAGTGCATGAAATCTCTATCCCTTTCCATGGCAGTCGCCTTGATTCCGTGCACAGGAGGGAATCTAGTCCACGACGACTCGCTGTCAATGTTTAATGACACCTTTATGACCATCGCGAGCGCTCTGGCCCGGCTTTCTAGCGTTTTCAGGCGCAGCGGAACCGGATGACATTGGACCGTTGCGTTT
It encodes:
- a CDS encoding phosphotransferase family protein, which translates into the protein MALTDQSTRIRSGEELDASLIDPYLKAHIPGLSGLPQISQFPGGASNLTYLLEYPGQEFVLRRPPFGHKAKSAHDMGREYRILNQLKDGFPYCPKAYVHCTDESVIGAEFYVMERVKGIILRAELPPELGLDAAKTEALCKSFIDKFVELHRVDYQACGLADLGKPQGYVARQIRGWSERYEKALTPDAPSWQAVKDWLNDKMPADHPTSSIVHNDYRFDNVILDPNNPMQIIGVLDWELTTLGDPLMDLGNTLAYWIEASDPAPVQLMRRQPSHAPGMLTRREFVDYYAERSGIKIDNVDFYYTYGLFRLAGIVQQIYYRFFHGQTQDKRFAPFIHMNKLLEQMSLQVIHKSSL
- a CDS encoding 2-hydroxyacid dehydrogenase; amino-acid sequence: MPATVLVLVETINDYLPILENQGFHLILAPTPAERAQAIASHGGQIDAVLTRGPLGLYADEIAALANLKIICVIGAGYEQVDLQAASDRGITVTNGAGVNASSVADHAMALLLSLVRDIPRCDAAVRRGEWPKIMRPSLAGKHVGILGLGAVGMAVAKRAANGFDMTVSYHSRQLLSDVPYDFCSTPTELARASDFLIVCTPGGIGTQHLVNKQVLDALGPHGFIVNIARASVVATNDLITALEQRRIAGAALDVFDAEPQVPDALKALSNVILTPHVAGLSPEAARGTVELVGQNLMAFFSDRPVLTPVKLPKSL
- a CDS encoding cysteine hydrolase family protein, translating into MSSALLIIDMQVGLFNGPDKPHDGERVLANIQQLIRQARACKVPIYAVRHTGPQGSPIEAGSPFWQLLPELELDANVDTLFDKTRPNCFLGTQLAQQLTDASIKQLFIVGMKTQYCIDSTCRAAAEQGFQVTLVADAHTCMDAAALSAKMIIEHHNATLGGAFVKLLNTAEARF
- a CDS encoding serine/threonine transporter gives rise to the protein MNDQANSVDERYEAAAPASLSSWNRHDTTWMLGLFGTAIGAGTLFLPINAGLGGFWPLLILALLAFPMTFYAHRGLTRFVLSGRAGADITEVVEEHFGIKAGALITLLYFFAIFPILLIYSVALTNTVGSFLEHQLHIMPPPRAILSFVLILGLLAVVRCGEQMIVKAMSLMVYPFIVALLFLAVFLIPHWNGGILATASTLPEPSALLHTLWLAIPVMVFSFNHSPIISAFAVDQKRRYGVHAEERSSQILSRAHALMVVMVLFFVFSCVLTLSPAQLAEAKAQNLSILSYLANHFSNPTIAFAAPLIAFVAISKSFLGHYIGASEGLKGLIVKTGRRPAPKTLDRMTAAFMLVVCWIVATLNPSILGMIETLGGPVIAAILFLMPMYAIRKVPAMARYRGQASNVFVTLVGLVAISALIYSLTA
- a CDS encoding acyl-homoserine-lactone synthase yields the protein MITVITRHHHELSPSLHDDLGRYRHKVFIKHLGWQLESSGALPGREFDQFDHNETRYIIALDPQQHIHGCARLLPTTEPYLLCEEFAFLCDQPTPRRNDAWEISRFAASALEQGKLPMRVFWHSLNTAWELGANEVVAVTTPALERYFLRNGVLLKRLGQPQRVNQEQVVTLSFAAYQKNGRAALHAQSAAVTSLNQAFIRNGPARVFRTEPLRTQAVSE
- the sdiA gene encoding transcriptional regulator SdiA codes for the protein MERDRDFMHWWNDLRMKILEQQEAPGIFALLEQEIQQLGFDYYAYGVRHSIPFTRPKTEIYGSYPQQWMEHYHQQNYAAIDPSILNGLRSNQLIVWNDALFHRSPNLWHEAQDWGLRVGMTVPAHAPNNALCVLSVARDQTAVAEAQYEEIRLRLRCIIELVSARLGDIAHPQTLGETIELSQREREILQWTADGKSSGEIALILGISVNTVNFHLKIVQKKFGASNKTLAAAYAAVLGLI